One Euphorbia lathyris chromosome 1, ddEupLath1.1, whole genome shotgun sequence DNA segment encodes these proteins:
- the LOC136209836 gene encoding deSI-like protein At4g17486 isoform X2 — protein MRLFPLNSSSSSSSNSDKEQANGGSNGAMLYLNIYDLTPVNNYLYWFGLGIFHSGVEVHGMEFGFGAHDYSSSGVFEVEPKSCPGFIYRRSVPLGTTNMSSADVRSFMERLSAKYHGDTYHLIAKNCNHFTDDVCMELTGKPIPGWVNRLARVGSFCNCLLPESIQITAVRHLPDRPGYSDDDGSGSLVSSMSMESEEDSGHHLLTTSNGDVAIVKEKPLKLAKEHM, from the exons ATGCGGTTGTTTCCATTGAACAGTAGCTCGAGTTCAAGTTCAAACTCGGATAAGGAACAGGCTAATGGAGGGAGTAATGGCGCGATGTTGTATCTGAACATTTATGATCTTACGCCTGTAAATAACTACCTTTACTGGTTTGGCCTCGGCATCTTCCATTCCGGCGTTGAAG TGCACGGTATGGAGTTCGGTTTTGGAGCCCATGACTACTCCAGCAGTGGGGTTTTCGAGGTGGAACCAAAAAGTTGTCCAGGCTTCATCTATCGACGATCTGTTCCACTGGGCACCACCAACATGTCAAGTGCTGATGTCCGGTCATTCATGGAGCGTCTTTCTGCAAAATATCATGGGGATACTTATCACTTGATAGCCAAGAACTGTAACCATTTTACTGATGACGTCTGTATGGAACTGACTGGGAAGCCTATTCCTGGATGGGTGAATCGACTGGCTCGAGTAG GTTCCTTCTGTAATTGTCTTCTGCCAGAAAGCATTCAGATAACTGCAGTTAGACATCTCCCTGATCGTCCTGGATACTCTG ATGATGACGGATCGGGATCTTTGGTATCATCAATGTCAATGGAGAGTGAAGAGGATTCAGGGCATCATCTGCTAACTACATCCAATGGTGATGTTGCAATTGTAAAGGAAAAACCATTAAAGCTAGCAAAGGAACACATGTAG
- the LOC136209836 gene encoding deSI-like protein At4g17486 isoform X1, whose amino-acid sequence MRLFPLNSSSSSSSNSDKEQANGGSNGAMLYLNIYDLTPVNNYLYWFGLGIFHSGVEVHGMEFGFGAHDYSSSGVFEVEPKSCPGFIYRRSVPLGTTNMSSADVRSFMERLSAKYHGDTYHLIAKNCNHFTDDVCMELTGKPIPGWVNRLARVVSGSFCNCLLPESIQITAVRHLPDRPGYSDDDGSGSLVSSMSMESEEDSGHHLLTTSNGDVAIVKEKPLKLAKEHM is encoded by the exons ATGCGGTTGTTTCCATTGAACAGTAGCTCGAGTTCAAGTTCAAACTCGGATAAGGAACAGGCTAATGGAGGGAGTAATGGCGCGATGTTGTATCTGAACATTTATGATCTTACGCCTGTAAATAACTACCTTTACTGGTTTGGCCTCGGCATCTTCCATTCCGGCGTTGAAG TGCACGGTATGGAGTTCGGTTTTGGAGCCCATGACTACTCCAGCAGTGGGGTTTTCGAGGTGGAACCAAAAAGTTGTCCAGGCTTCATCTATCGACGATCTGTTCCACTGGGCACCACCAACATGTCAAGTGCTGATGTCCGGTCATTCATGGAGCGTCTTTCTGCAAAATATCATGGGGATACTTATCACTTGATAGCCAAGAACTGTAACCATTTTACTGATGACGTCTGTATGGAACTGACTGGGAAGCCTATTCCTGGATGGGTGAATCGACTGGCTCGAGTAG TTTCAGGTTCCTTCTGTAATTGTCTTCTGCCAGAAAGCATTCAGATAACTGCAGTTAGACATCTCCCTGATCGTCCTGGATACTCTG ATGATGACGGATCGGGATCTTTGGTATCATCAATGTCAATGGAGAGTGAAGAGGATTCAGGGCATCATCTGCTAACTACATCCAATGGTGATGTTGCAATTGTAAAGGAAAAACCATTAAAGCTAGCAAAGGAACACATGTAG